In Lotus japonicus ecotype B-129 chromosome 5, LjGifu_v1.2, one genomic interval encodes:
- the LOC130720485 gene encoding probable pectate lyase 4 has translation MASMLPYGDVDSTLRALAGQAEGFGRNAIGGLHGPLYLVTTLADDGPGSLREGCRRKDPLWIVFQVSGTIHLQSYLSVSSYKTVDGRGQRIKFTGKGLRLKECEHIIVCNLEFEGGRGHDVDGIQIKPNSRHIWIDRCSLRDYDDGLIDITRQSTDITISRCHFASHDKTMLIGADPSHVGDRCIRVTIHHCFFDGTRQRHPRVRFGKVHLYNNYTRNWGIYAVCASVESQIYSQCNIYEAGTKKKTFEFYTEKAADKEEQKTGFLISEGDMFLNGAQPCLPTEYKEESMFHPSEYYPTWTMEAADNSLRDILQLCTGWQSICRPEDHTTI, from the exons ATGGCGTCGATGCTGCCATACGGCGATGTAGATTCCACTTTGAGGGCCTTGGCCGGTCAAGCAGAGGGTTTCGGCCGCAACGCTATCGGTGGTCTCCATGGTCCTCTCTATTTGGTCACCACCCTTGCAG ATGATGGTCCTGGTTCCCTTCGTGAGGGATGTCGAAGAAAGGATCCCCTGTGGATTGTTTTTCAAGTTTCGGGCACGATTCATCTTCAGTCATACTTGAGTGTGTCATCTTATAAGACTGTAGATGGCAGAGGCCAGAGGATAAAATTTACTGGGAAGGGATTAAGGCTGAAAGAATGTGAGCACATAATTGTATGCAATCTTGAGTTTGAGGGTGGTAGGGGTCATGATGTGGATGGCATTCAAATCAAACCTAATTCTAGGCACATATGGATTGATCGATGCAGCCTTCGTGATTATGATGATGGGCTTATAGACATTACAAGACAGAGCACAGATATCACTATATCTAG ATGTCACTTTGCATCACATGACAAGACCATGCTAATTGGAGCTGATCCATCTCACGTTGGCGATCGATGCATCCGGGTGACCATTCATCATTGTTTCTTTGACGGAACCCGGCAAAGACACCCTCGTGTGAGATTTGGAAAAGTTCATCTGTACAACAATTACACCAGAAACTGGGGAATATATGCTGTTTGTGCTAGTGTTGAGTCCCAG ATATACTCTCAATGCAACATATATGAAGCTGGAACTAAGAAAAAGACTTTtgagttttatactgaaaag GCGGCAGATAAGGAAGAGCAGAAGACTGGCTTCTTAATATCTGAAGGAGACATGTTTCTGAATGGTGCTCAGCCATGCTTACCTACAGAGTACAAAGAAGAATCCATGTTCCATCCTAGTGAGTATTACCCAACATGGACTATGGAAGCAGCTGATAATTCTCTCAGAGATATCCTCCAGTTATGTACAGGTTGGCAGTCCATTTGTAGGCCAGAAGACCATACGACCATCTAA